A genomic segment from Bacillota bacterium encodes:
- a CDS encoding YlxR family protein: MPKVKKIPQRTCVGCREAKPKKNLIRIVRTPEHEIIVDPTGKANGRGAYICPKVECLEAAIRSKRLSRSLEIDISAEELNRIKKELEVIIESKADSEASSDRA, translated from the coding sequence TCAAAGAACTTGCGTTGGCTGTCGAGAAGCTAAACCAAAGAAAAATTTAATCAGGATAGTAAGAACGCCCGAGCATGAAATAATCGTTGATCCAACGGGAAAAGCAAACGGGCGCGGCGCGTACATATGCCCTAAAGTAGAGTGCCTTGAGGCAGCCATAAGAAGTAAAAGGCTGTCAAGGTCTCTCGAAATTGATATAAGCGCCGAAGAGCTAAACAGAATAAAGAAGGAGCTGGAGGTAATTATTGAATCTAAAGCAGATTCTGAAGCCTCCAGCGACCGTGCATAA